The stretch of DNA GGGAATGTTATCTGCTGATTTAAAACCGATTCCTTTTAAAGTACCTGCCTCTTCCAGAAGCCGACATGTCCCAATACCCTTACCGGAAGTATTAGACAAGTTTTTTTATAATATTCTAAGGCCTAAACCTGATTTTATTCATGAAAAATGTATTGGCTGTGGCTTATGTGCACGGAACTGCCCGGCCAAATGTATCCAGATGATTGAAACAAAACCATATGTAGATCTAACTCAATGTATTCGTTGTTTTTGCTGTCAGGAATTATGTCCGGAACGTGCTGTTGAAATAAAACGTGGAAAGCTATCACGTATTTTATTCCGGTAATTCAAGCTGTTTTAATCACCTTTTCTTGCTGCAAAATTTCTCATATAAAACTTCTGGTTGCCATAGGAAGTTTTTATTAGTTTTTTGTCTTTGATGAGGTTTTTTATAACTTCCCAATCACTGCCTGCTTTTTTTAAGAAATTTTGTATTTCTGATTCACGCATAGGATGTACTGCTGTAATACTGAGTATATCCCTTTCAATATCCCCTGTAAAACCAAAAGACTGGACTGCAAATCCCAGTAAACATTCAACTGATAAACCGTATTCTTGAAAAATATTGTATGCTACCGTTATTTTTTCGGGTAGAGGAGGCTGTATCCATTTTATCGTAGGAGGACGGGTAGGAATAGAAATATAACATCGGTGAGCATTAAGTTCTTTGATAAAGCCTGCAATCTTATGCAGTTCTTCTTCCCGGTCATTCATATCCCGGACTAACATGGTTTCTGTATTTAAGCTCCCCTGAAAATCTTTTGAAAATACTTTAATTCCCTCTAAGATATTTTTTAATTCAAGAGACCGGTGCGGACGATCAACCTTTCGCCAGACAGAAGGTGTAAGAGCATCTACTTTTAATGAAACCCAATCAGCCTCCTTTAAATCTTCTCTCACTTTTTCCTGCCAGATCAGTGAAGCGTTTGATATTACAGCAATCTTAATACCCAGATGTTTTAATTTCCTTATTTTCTCTCCTAATTCCAAATCGAG from Atribacterota bacterium encodes:
- a CDS encoding 4Fe-4S binding protein is translated as GMLSADLKPIPFKVPASSRSRHVPIPLPEVLDKFFYNILRPKPDFIHEKCIGCGLCARNCPAKCIQMIETKPYVDLTQCIRCFCCQELCPERAVEIKRGKLSRILFR
- a CDS encoding radical SAM protein — encoded protein: MENKESYIVFGPVPSRRLGKSLGVNNIPPKICTYSCVYCQVGKTLKMEAERSLFYDTTEVVREIEEEVKKFQQKNETIDYISFVPDGEPTLDLELGEKIRKLKHLGIKIAVISNASLIWQEKVREDLKEADWVSLKVDALTPSVWRKVDRPHRSLELKNILEGIKVFSKDFQGSLNTETMLVRDMNDREEELHKIAGFIKELNAHRCYISIPTRPPTIKWIQPPLPEKITVAYNIFQEYGLSVECLLGFAVQSFGFTGDIERDILSITAVHPMRESEIQNFLKKAGSDWEVIKNLIKDKKLIKTSYGNQKFYMRNFAARKGD